From Saimiri boliviensis isolate mSaiBol1 chromosome 20, mSaiBol1.pri, whole genome shotgun sequence:
aaaaaatacaaaacttaaccaggcgtgttggcacatgcctctagtcccagttatttgggaggctaaggcaggaggatcacttgagccttggaggtcaaggctgcaacgagctgtgattgtgccattgcactccagcctgggtgacagagggagagcctatcgaaaaaaaaaaaatctacaaggcAGCACCCAAGCCATGAGAAGAGCAGGTTTGCAGTCAGGCACCAGAGGCATCCAGCAACACAGGTATCATCAGGTATCTTGTTCCCTGCTTCTGTGACTTTCTTCTCACGCGGACTTTGTCCATGTGGCCAAAAGTAGCATGACTACAGCTCCTCTTCTCACATCTGCAAGTTCTGCCATGGTCAGGGGCTGAATCTCTTTTCCTTGGTCCAATGTGAAAGCTCTTCGGGGAAGATTCCGTTGGTCCAGCCTAGCTGGACCCAGGCCCTCTCTCCAGGCAGCTGTGCATAGGGAAGAGGGACAGGAGGGGGTTGGTCCTAGAGGAAGATGAGGCCTCGTGAACAAACATTACCTCTCCAACTCCAGGAAGGAAAACGTTCACAGGGCCTGGGTTTCTTTGTCAGTGCTTTATGAAGCCAAGGATGTCTGGGTGTTTCACACAAGAAATATTTCAGCAGGAGAGGCTAGAAGAAGGTGGTGAGCCACGCCTATCCTGTCCATGAAGCTGTAAGCTGGAGGCTTCACTTGCAGTCTTTTCATGGAAGCTACGGTGTTTTAGGAAGCCAAGTCTACGGGGAATGCCTCCCTATTAGGGCAGTCTGTGTACTGAAGATGTTAATAATGGTTTTAAATGCTGTCTGTCCAGCACTTTTGTGCTGGTCTCTgcactttttatatattatttcataaataaaccCATGAGAATTATATCTACAGAAATGATATATTTACATGGAAATTATTTATGAATTACATagacatatattaaaatacatagacATTGTGTATAAACTAGACACGTATGTAAACTACAGagacatgtatgtatgtgtatatatgtatatgtgtatgtgtgtgatatatatatatatatatatatatatatatatatatatatatatataaactatgtaGATACTAGGCGGGGTAgcttagctcatgcctgtaatcccagcactttgggaggctgaggtgagtggaccacctgaggtcaggagtttgagaccagcctagcctcatggagaaaccccgtctctatttaaaaatactaaataataataaattagctgggcatgtgcctgtaatcccagctactcacgtggctgaggcaggagaatcgattgaacccaggaggcagatgttgcagtgagctggtattgcaccactgcactctagactgggccacagagcaagattccatctcaaaaaaataaaaacaaactacatAGACATATGTATAAACTagaaattatatgcatatattgttTTGAATACTGGAAAAAgaattatatgtatgtaaattatgtAGGAATAATGACATATGATCCACCTCtccccatcttacagataaaCAAACTGAGGCTAGAGATAATAAGCTGTCTGAGATCTCACATCTGTTATTAGGTGGTGGAGTTGGAATATGAATGCAGTCAGACTGTGGAACTGTAGTTGTGTCTACCAATCCCTGTGCCCAGCGCAGAAATATACTGGCATCCGTGCAGTCTATACCACACTGTCAAAGAACGTAGCCATTAGCCACGTGTGGCTGCAgacctgaattttaaatttacatttagattttaaaactgaaccaaaggaaaatattattctgttaaacacaattttataatttggataagactgtattttattataaccatttaaaatagtttttttgtttttgtttgtttgttttttgagatggattctaactttgttgcccaggctggagtgcagtggtgaaataccagtggcgtgatcttggctcactgcaacctctgcctctctggttcaagcaattctcctgccttagcctcctgagtaactaggactacaggcacctaccatcacacccagctaattttatgtttttagtagagacagggattcacagtgttagccagggtggtctcgatctcctgacctcatgattcgcccaccttggcttcccaaagtgctgggattagaggcataagccactgcacccagcctaaaatacaGTAACTTGattgagatgtgctgtgagtataaaatacatatctgatatggtgtgaaaaagaatgaaaaaatcagtgatttaaaaatgattagatgtcaaaatgacagtattttggatatattgggttaaaaaAGAGATagtaattttacctgtttctctTTTTAGGAAAACGTGACTGAAAAACGAAAGTCCCACACAGGGCTGGCATTCTCTATCTCTGTTGGACAGTAGCGGTTTGGTGAGTGAGAGGTCAATATTGATTTAAGACATCAGTGGCttaggccaggtggggtggctcatgcctgtaatcccagcactttgggaagctgaggtgggaggatcacttgagcccgggagtttgagaccagcctgggcaacacagggaggccccgcctctacaaaaagtcaaaaacttcgctgggtgaggtggcttgcacctgtggttccagctgtgctggaggctgaggcgagaggatcacttgaaccagggaggtcgaagctgccgtgagctgtgattgcaccactgcactccagcctgggccacacagtaagatcccatctcaaaaaaaaaggtcattcTTTTAGCAGCCTTTAGCCCTTGGTCATGAGTCTTCTAGAGATGAGAGTGTAGCCTGAAAGAGAACGCAGGCTCCTCAGGGTGACTGGGGCTCTGGGTTTCTTTGTGGAttgcctctccccactcccacatACCTCCCAGTCCCAGCTGCTGCCCGCAGGCTGTGCCCTGCTTCCTGCCTCTCCTCTGCATGTGCTTGTCCCACTGTTGGAGACACTTTGGATCACCCATTTGGCTATAAACCTCCCTCACCACCCTGCTGAAGCAGCATGTGTCGGCAGGGCCCACCCCAGCACTACCAACATCCTCCCTCGACCTCTGCTGCAGTGATGAAAGCCCCCCAACCCTCAAATAcctttttaagacagtcttgctctgtcacccaggctagagtgcaatggcatgatctcagctcactgcaacctctgcctcctgggttcaagtgattcttgtgcctcagcctcctaagcagctgggattacaggtgcctgccaccatgcctggctgatttgttttgtatttttagtagagatgaggttttaccatgttggccaggctgatctcgaactcctgacctcagtgattttcctgccttggccttccaaagtgctgggattacagacgtgagccactctgcccagcctcaTTCCCATTATTTAAACtttcattaaacaaaatatagtgagacccccatgtctacaaaaaatttagataaaattagcctagcatggtggcacatgcctgtagtcccagctactggagagtgGGGGCATGAGGCGAGAGGAtggtttaaacccaggaggtagaggctgcagtgagccataatcacaccactgcattctagcctggacagagtgagaccctgtctcaaaaaaagaggagctctctctctctcatctgtctatatatatacacacacatgtatacacatttgtatatacttacatacatatatacatttatacacatatatactttcatacacacatacacatatctaGATATAtcctcttatattttcttctaataggtataaattgaaaatgtttaaatgggGGTCTCTAATTCATGGAGCgaggggatgggaggggtgaCGAAGGCCCAGCCTGGTCCTGCATCTGCGGAATCCCTTCTCTGCATTTCCCTTGCTGCTGCCTTGTTGAGCACTATCTTACATTGAGGATTAGAATTGTGTGCTAAATGATCTTCTGTTATCCTCCCTTCCGGTGGCTCTCACCTTTTTTCCACATCAGATCATCTGTAGTTCCCTCCCTTAATTACCGTGATGTCCCCATTTCCTATAGGGAAAACAGTCACTTCTGTGAGCTGCTTGTGggctctctccctctcccacacACCCCTTATAACCTGCATTTCATTCTCTTCCTAGTTCCTACCAGACTTTTCTGTGCCTCCTTCGCTCATGCCAGGTGTCTTGCTAGGAATATCCTTCAGACATCAGATCACTGTTTATCTTTGATTCTGCTCACCCGTGACCTCCTAGGAAACTTCACTTGACATGAGTACATTGGATCTGGCTGCCGTCTTCCTCATGCCATTCTGTACGTAATCACATGTCTACCAGCGCCTTCGGTGCAATTGGAGCATACAgctgtgttcatgtgttcatCTGGCAGCAGCACATTTAAGCACCTTTAGAACAGGAACAAGTCTGTGTTCAGCCCTTGACCCCAAGCACCTAGAACACCAGCAGCATGCCAGGTCCTTGGAAGATGCTTGATCACTGAAGGAATGAATGGAGATCCagtaaggagattttttttttttttttttgagatgaaatctcgctctgttgttcaggctggagtacaatggcaggatctcagttcactgcaacctctgtctcccaggttcaggcgattttcctgcctcagcctcctgtatagctgggattacaggcacctgccaccatgcccagctaatttttgtatttttagtagagatggggttttactatgttggccaagttggtctcgaactcctgacttcaagcgatccacccacgtcagcatccgaaagtgctgggattacaggcatgagccaccacacccggccaagatttttttttctaatctttttttctctcccacaAAACGTAGTACAAAGTTACGGGTGTGCTAAGCTTCCTATATTACTTAACATGGCGAAAGCGACCTTGGAAGATGGTAAGATCTATTTCCTCTATGCCTTTGCCATGGTACCCATTGCCAACCACTCCACATTAATCAGCCATGTGCTGTTCCAGGGGTCACTGTCCTTCGGGGACATGGCTGTGGGCTTCACCTGGAAAGAGTGGCAGCAGCTGGACCTGGAGCAGAGGACCCTGTACCGGGATGTGATGCTGGAGGACTGCAGCCACCTGGTCTCTGTGGGTGAGGAAGGGTTTCCAGTGTTCCTCGGGTTACATgacctctttcctttcttagtTGTATAAAACTGGGAAGTCTTTCATGCACTAAAAGTgctaggctaggtgtggtggctcatggttgtgatcccagcactttgggaggctgaggtgggaggattgcttgaggccacagGTTCaggaccagactgggcaacatagcaagactcaatctatacaatttaaaaataaaaaattagccaggcatggtggcatgtgcctgcagtcccagctacatgggagtctgaaatggaaggatcacttgaggcccaagttcgagactagcctgggcaacatagcaagaccctgtctctacaaaaaagttaaaaaattaaacatggtgatgcatgcctgtagtcccagctacgcaggaggctgaggcaggaggattgcttaagtgcaggaggttgaggctgtggtgacctgtgattgtgccattgcactccaagctgggcaaaagaacaagaccttgtgtcaaaaataaaaggGCTTGGCCTTGGGTTTCAGCAGTCAGAGAGTCTGGATCTCACTTGGAGTCTTTGTGGAGTTACCTCCCAAGTGAATCAGCTTTTCCGTGGCTGAGATGTCCACCTTTTGTTCTGCAGGCTGAACTAACAGTCCACTTGCTGGGAAGGCCCAGCTGGCTCAGCACAAATCCGATAACTGTTTCTCCCAAACAGGGTGTCA
This genomic window contains:
- the LOC141582515 gene encoding zinc finger protein 37A-like, whose amino-acid sequence is MAKATLEDGKIYFLYAFAMVPIANHSTLISHVLFQGSLSFGDMAVGFTWKEWQQLDLEQRTLYRDVMLEDCSHLVSVGCQVGKPAVIFRLEQGKELWMEEEEEEMGTWHFPGRNEIIKTNGSKKASEPPQRDRGVCS